Proteins co-encoded in one Aspergillus fumigatus Af293 chromosome 6, whole genome shotgun sequence genomic window:
- a CDS encoding Zn(II)2Cys6 transcription factor domain-containing protein: MPPRRSHTKSRMGCDQCKKRRVKCDETGPPCANCIARELSCSYFNTPKPRSLVNGASVSPVSITSSGGGHIAETFGRSFNTGTSTLTKGSNLRELELMHKYSTETYMSLSNRPSDYHVWQVVIPRKALEHDFLLNGVLAVAALHVASTLKPPDALTYIDTALEYHNRAFAPYRQAIDNLTPMNCDAVFAHSVLTTVIGIALPRLTAERNESSGITENIVVVFELLQGVSKIFKISRPWLTMQLFTSQNDWDKVTRSKLDSETERALNRLAVLNDDIVATVDPEQYLIVKDAICRLHECFTGYATNGEAASVLRWLAVASKEFAHALRCRKPFPLMVLMYWGVLLGELDGKWWWAKNSGTALVSELLAVLQPGDIRWEEARLWPKHKMGL, from the exons ATGCCGCCCCGTCGATCTCATACAAAGTCCCGTATGGGCTGTGACCAGtgcaagaagagaagggtCAAG TGTGATGAGACTGGACCACCATGTGCAAACTGCATTGCTAGAGAGTTGAGCTGCTCCTACTTCAACACCCCCAAGCCACGTAGTTTAGTGAATGGAGCATCTGTTAGCCCCGTGTCCATTACTTCTTCTGGCGGGGGGCACATTGCTGAAACTTTCGGCCGGTCCTTTAACACCGGAACCTCGACTCTGACCAAGGGTTCCAACTTGCGAGAGCTGGAGCTCATGCACAAATACTCCACCGAAACTTACATGAGTCTCTCTAACAGACCATCAGACTACCATGTCTGGCAGGTGGTCATTCCCCGCAAAGCTCTTGAACATGACTTTCTCCTGAATGGAGTTCTTGCGGTTGCTGCTTTGCATGTAGCTTCAACGCTGAAGCCGCCAGATGCATTGACGTATATTGACACGGCCCTGGAATACCACAATCGTGCTTTTGCTCCATACCGACAAGCTATAGATAACCTAACCCCTATGAACTGCGATGCTGTATTCGCCCACTCTGTGCTCACTACGGTCATTGGCATAGCATTACCACGGCTGACCGCGGAGCGCAACGAAAGTTCAGGCATCACTGAAAACATCGTTGTGGTCTTCGAGTTATTGCAAGGAGTAAGCAAAATTTTCAAGATCAGCCGCCCATGGCTCACAATGCAGCTATTCACCTCACAAAATGACTGGGACAAAGTGACGAGGTCGAAACTAGACAGCGAAACGGAGCGTGCGTTGAACCGACTAGCCGTATTGAACGATGATATTGTGGCTACTGTGGACCCTGAGCAGTACCTTATAGTGAAGGACGCTATCTGTCGCCTCCATGAATGCTTTACAGGATATGCTACCAACGGGGAGGCGGCATCCGTACTCAGGTGGCTCGCAGTAGCGAGTAAGGAATTTGCACACGCCCTGAGATGTCGAAAACCATTCCCATTAATGGTGCTTATGTACTGGGGCGTACTACTTGGCGAACTCGATGGGAAATGGTGGTGGGCGAAAAACTCGGGTACGGCTCTGGTTTCTGAACTCCTGGCCGTTCTGCAACCCGGAGATATCCGTTGGGAGGAGGCTCGGCTATGGCCCAAGCATAAAATGGGTCTATGA
- a CDS encoding RTA1 domain-containing protein: MASYSTCAEVSPLCPVEATTYGYYPNLAGNIFFAVFFGILALFQLGIGIHYRTWTFMVAVAVGAILELAGYIGRVLMHRNPWDSSAFKLQIVCLVLAPTFVAAGIYLTLKHIILALGPEHSRLKPALFTWIFIGCDVGSLILQAAGGGVAAAAGNTNVSLLKAGDDIIIAGIAFQVATMSVCGFLGLEFFIRYSKRGAGLSGEKTSVGRNIKWVIVGEVFAYITVLIRCIYRYVYTLSRLPSRSSCRTLNMATSIPEMAGGWGNPLMQKENEFLVLDGMYTATDNSRMIALAVLALTVLHPGYFFRSIRKGSKNQL, translated from the exons ATGGCCAGCTACAGTACCTGCGCGGAAGTCAGCCCCCTCTGTCCAGTGGAGGCCACGACATACGGCTACTATCCAAACCTAGCAGGcaacatcttcttcgctgtTTTCTTCGGCATCCTCgctctcttccagctcggcaTAGGCATTCACTACCGCACATGGACCTTCATGGTGGCAGTCGCCGTAGGCGCTATCCTCGAACTGGCGggctacatcggccgcgtGCTCATGCACCGTAACCCATGGGACTCGTCAGCCTTCAAGCTCCAAATCGTCTGTCTAGTCCTCGCACCCACGTTCGTCGCGGCAGGCATCTACCTCACCCTGAAacacatcatcctcgccctgGGCCCGGAGCACTCCCGCCTCAAACCCGCCCTCTTCACCTGGATCTTCATCGGCTGCGATGTGGGCTCGCTCATCCTTCAGGCAGCAGGGGGCGGCGTTGCAGCCGCAGCGGGGAATACGAACGTCAGCCTGCTGAAGGCAGGAgacgacatcatcatcgcggGTATCGCGTTCCAGGTTGCGACGATGTCCGTGTGTGGGTTCCTTGGGCTGGAGTTCTTCATCCGGTATTCGAAACGAGGGGCTGGGTTGTCCGGGGAGAAGACCTCCGTCGGGAGGAATATCAAATGGGTCATTGTCGGCGAGGTCTTCGCTTACATCACCGTTCTGATCCGTTGTATCTACCGGTATGTTTATACCCTCTCCCGTTTACCTTCCCGATCCTCTTGCAGGACACTAAACATGGCGACCAGCATCCCCGAAATGGCCGGCGGATGGGGCAACCCCTTGATGCAGAAGGAAAACGAGtttctcgtcctcgacgGGAT GTATACCGCCACTGACAACAGCAGGATGATTGCACTGGCGGTTCTTGCCCTCACGGTCCTGCACCCGGGGTACTTCTTCAGGTCTATCCGAAAGGGTTCCAAGAACCAGCTCTAG
- a CDS encoding carnitine:acyl carnitine antiporter translates to MSTPGSSTPENLSDELKAIETKAVNQTIAQIRSLAAGAAGGICAVVVGHPFDLVKVRLQTAEKGVYSGAIDVVKKTIAREGLARGLYAGVSAPLVGVTPMFAVSFWGYDVGKTLVSRFSNVRMENNTPQYTIAQISAAGFFSAIPMTLITAPFERVKVLLQIQGQNPPPPGQKPKYSGGLDVVRQLYKEGGIRSVFRGSAMTLARDGPGSAAYFAAYEYIKRSLTPKDEHGNVTGALSMPAVLAAGGAAGIAMWIPVFPVDTIKSRLQSAPGKPTIGGTIRSVYASGGFKAFFPGFGPALARAVPANAATFAGVELAHQLMKKLFD, encoded by the exons ATGTCGACCCCAGGCTCGTCTACTCCTGAAAACCTCAGCGATGAGCTGAAGGCAATCGAGACAAAGGCTGTCAACCAGACCATTGCTCAGATCCGCTCCCTCGCGGCAGGTGCGGCGGGTGGTATCTGTGCGGTGGTTGTCGGCCATCCCTTTGACCTGGTGAAGGTGCGGTTGCAGACGGCGGAGAAGGGTGTCTACTCGGGTGCCATTGATGTTGTCAAGAAGACTATTGCCCGTGAGGGTTTGGCTCGG GGTCTGTACGCTGGTGTTTCGGCTCCGCTGGTTGGAGTCACCCCTATGT TCGCCGTTAGCTTCTGG GGTTACGACGTTGGCAAAACGCTTGTCAGCCGGTTCTCGAACGTCCGCATGGAGAACAACACCCCCCAGTACACCATCGCCCAGATCTCCGCTGCtggtttcttctccgccaTTCCTATGACACTGATCACGGCTCCTTTTGAGCGCGTGAAGGTGCTTCTGCAGATCCAGGGCCAGAACCCTCCGCCTCCAGGACAGAAGCCCAAGTACTCTGGTGGTCTGGACGTTGTCAGGCAACTATACAAGGAGGGTGGTATCCGGAGTGTCTTCCGCGGAAGCGCCATGACTCTGGCTCGTGACGGCCCGGGCTCCGCCGCCTACTTCGCTGCCTACGAGTACATCAAGCGCAGCCTGACCCCCAAGGATGAGCACGGCAATGTCACGGGTGCCCTGTCCATGCCCGCCGTCCTAGCTGCCGGTGGTGCTGCCGGTATTGCCATGTGGATCCCCGTCTTCCCTGTCGACACCATCAAGTCACGTCTTCAAAGTGCCCCCGGCAAGCCCACAATCGGCGGCACCATCCGGTCTGTCTACGCCAGCGGTGGCTTCAAGGCGTTCTTCCCTGGCTTCGGTCCCGCCTTGGCCAGAGCTGTGCCTGCAAACGCGGCTACATT TGCCGGTGTCGAACTCGCGCACcagttgatgaagaagctcttcgaCTAG
- a CDS encoding metal cation transporter MSC2, with translation MSTGPPMSSLDTQFPATHGHGFGHSRGHGHSRSKRWTQPPVGQSLSSLNGSATPVQSVLPSVDAVSPNGSALGSLSHNHHHSHSHSHGGANHPGSCDHGHSGHYHPSERTEDATELRARAVPVISTDFTPSTNRELLSGLLTTLPWIALSWYYNQYANRNSDIDIANTDKVDPNTLAGGSLDQVVLRTCSLTAVSMVMTGVGQLQWSSKAGNKSAVKVPNLRADFAGVALARIFSIALPIYAALEVSGFLVSLGVLLAAASGLPALAKGRAAGSDTREKLAHKRFTVALILTILVLSFFGWVGSYDSRSYFGHLALLLSIFVMPPPFADVGQSSSRGTGFGVSASSKSDALARRISGSLSVVSPDDGILTLVLGLVVGLIGFVLFGIPSLSALDAMYLLVAAGSYATSLLFSSPPHLRSLHKWGLATGIVAAGLLSSPPIAADNRVVYASRCTLAVMSFFASRFDDRRLRLERHSHHNQHHDGHSVAPASRMTKVLLRHSEPYPLLYSILKERDSRRIFYFMTLNFTFMLVQLSYGFITGSLGLLSDSIHMFFDCLALVVGLCAAVMSKWPSSARFPYGYGKVDTLSGFANGIFLMIISIEIIYEAVERLSSGSQMHRLGELLAVSVAGLVVNLVGIMAFDHGHAHHGHDHGHSHSHGNENMHGIFLHILADTLGSVAVVISTILVHFSGWAGYDPIASCLIAILIFASAVPLVTSTAKTLLLALPADIEYNVRETLAGVSSLRGVVGYTVPKFWLDDTETTSGHDHHHRHGHSHSHSHSHSHGHSHSHSHNHSHGHEHNHDHDHHHDHDHDHDHSHEKKTANVLGVIHVIASRGADLEDVRQRTVNYLREKDMDILVQVEREGDGRCWCGGANKSP, from the exons ATGTCAACGGGGCCTCCCATGTCTAGCCTGGATACACAGTTCCCCGCAACTCATGGACATGGATTCGGACACTCCCGCGGCCATGGCCACTCTCGCTCAAAGCGTTGGACACAACCTCCAGTAGGCCAGTCGCTGTCTTCTTTGAATGGTTCTGCGACTCCAGTGCAATCGGTCCTGCCTTCTGTAGACGCAGTCTCACCCAATGGCTCTGCGTTAGGGTCGTTATCGCACAATCATCACCACTCGCACTCGCACTCGCATGGTGGAGCCAACCACCCAGGGAGCTGCGACCACGGACATTCAGGGCATTATCATCCATCCGAAAGGACAGAAGATGCTACAGAATTGCGCGCGCGTGCTGTTCCTGTCATCTCTACCGATTTTACGCCCAGCACCAA TCGCGAACTCTTATCAGGACTGCTAACCACTCTCCCCTGGATCGCCTTGTCGTGGTACTACAATCAATATGCCAATCGGAACTCAGATATCGATATCGCCAACACGGACAAAGTTGACCCGAACACGTTGGCCGGAGGGAGTCTGGATCAGGTGGTTCTAAGGACCTGCAGCCTGACAGCTGTCTCTATGGTCATGACGGGTGTCGGACAACTTCAATGGTCCTCAAAAGCTGGGAACAAATCCGCGGTCAAGGTTCCAAATCTGAGGGCAGATTTCGCAGGTGTAGCGCTTGCTCGCATATTCTCGATTGCGCTACCTATATACGCAGCGCTCGAAGTTAGTGGGTTTCTTGTCTCATTGGGCGTGCTTCTTGCAGCGGCATCAGGGTTGCCCGCTCTTGCCAAAGGCCGCGCCGCTGGCAGCGACACTCGCGAAAAGCTGGCCCATAAGAGGTTCACAGTTGCTCTGATACTTACAATTCTGGTGTTGAGCTTTTTCGGCTGGGTTGGCTCTTATGATTCGAGGTCGTACTTCGGACATCTCGCCTTGTTACTGTCCATCTTTGTCATGCCTCCCCCATTCGCAGATGTCGGCCAGTCTTCGTCTCGGGGGACAGGTTTTGGTGTCTCCGCTTCCTCGAAATCAGACGCTTTAGCAAGGCGGATTTCGGGATCACTCTCTGTCGTCTCACCGGACGATGGCATATTGACCTTGGTACTCGGGCTCGTCGTTGGGCTAATCGGCTTCGTTCTCTTCGGTATTCCTTCCCTGTCGGCATTGGATGCGATGTACCTACTGGTGGCAGCCGGTAGCTACGCGACATCCTTACTCTTTTCAAGCCCGCCCCATCTGCGTTCACTGCACAAGTGGGGTCTCGCTACAGGTATTGTCGCAGCAGGACTTCTTTCTTCGCCACCGATAGCTGCTGATAATAGAGTGGTCTATGCATCCCGGTGCACGCTGGCGGTGATGTCGTTCTTTGCCTCTCGGTTTGATGACCGCCGGCTACGCCTTGAGCGCCATTCTCACCACAATCAACATCATGATGGACACTCAGTGGCTCCAGCCTCCCGGATGACCAAGGTCCTCCTTCGCCACAGCGAACCTTACCCTCTGTTGTACAGTATCCTCAAGGAAAGGGATTCTCGCCGTATATTCTACTTCATGAC CTTAAATTTCACCTTTATGCTGGTCCAATTATCTTACGGGTTCATCACTGGGTCCTTGGGACTGCTCAGTGACAGTATACACATGTTCTTCGATTGCCTTGCACTTGTTGTTGGCCTTTGTGCTGCTGTTATGAGCAAGTGGCCGTCAAGTGCCCGGTTCCCTTATGGCTATGGAAAGGTTGATACCCTTTCCGGATTTGCCAATGGAATCTTTCTCAT GATCATAAGTATCGAGATCATCTACGAAGCTGTGGAGCGACTTTCGTCTGGAAGTCAGATGCATCGACTGGGTGAATTGTTGGCTGTCAGCGTTGCTGGTCTGGTGGTGAATCTTGTCGGTATCATGGCATTTGACCATGGCCACGCACACCACGGTCACGATCATGGTCATTCACACTCACATGGAAATGAGAATATGCACGGTATCTTCCTCCATATTCTAGCCGACACCCTTGGCTCCGTGGCGGTTGTGATATCCACCATTCTTGTGCACTTCTCAGGATGGGCAGGATACGACCCAATTGCCTCCTGTTTGATTGCCATTTTGATTTTTGCCTCGGCAGTCCCACTAGTCACCAGTACTGCTAAGACCTTATTGCTCGCCCTTCCCGCCGACATTGAATACAATGTTCGTGAAACGTTGGCCGGTGTCAGCTCTCTACGAGGAGTTGTGGGGTACACAGTGCCCAAGTTCTGGTTAGACGATACAGAAACGACCTCGGGACATGaccaccatcaccgccaTGGCCATTCCCATAGTCACAGTCACAGTCACAGTCACGGCCATAGTCATTCTCATAGTCACAATCACAGCCATGGTCATGAACACAACCACGACCATGACCACCATCACGATCATGATCACGACCACGACCATTCTCACGAGAAAAAAACAGCAAACGTTCTCGGGGTGATTCATGTCATTGCATCTCGCGGCGCCGACCTGGAGGATGTACGACAGCGGACGGTCAACTACCTCCGCGAAAAGGACATGGACATCCTTGTTCAAGTGGAGCGAGAGGGCGATGGGCGCTGCTGGTGCGGAGGGGCTAACAAAAGCCCCTGA
- a CDS encoding putative ubiquitin conjugating enzyme, whose amino-acid sequence MATTPAGRMLARQLQQMQQDKDIPGISCGLVDNNVFEWEVMLMISDDVKLYGGGFFRARLSFPPEYPHMPPKMKFESPVFHPNIYPNGEVCISILHPPEEDKYGYESAAERWSPVQTPETILLSVISMLSSPNDESPANVEAARLWREDPAEFKRRVRKCVRESLGED is encoded by the exons ATGGCCACAACACCAGCCGGTCGTATGCTGGCACGCCAGTTGCAGCAGATGCAACAGGATAAGGACATTCCGGGAATTAGCTGTGGCTTGGTGGATAACAATGTATTTGAGTGGGAGGTCATGCTCATGATCTCAGACGATGTCAAATTATACGGCG GGGGTTTCTTCCGCGCTCGACTGTCTTTCCCTCCGGAGTATCCCCATATGCCGCCGAAAATGAAGTTTGAAAGTCCCGTTTTTCACCCAAACA TCTATCCCAACGGCGAAGTCTGCATTTCCATCCTACACCCGCCGGAAGAGGACAAGTACGGCTACGAGTCTGCCGCCGAGCGTTGGTCCCCCGTTCAAACGCCGGAAACCATCCTGCTGTCCGTGATCTCTATGCTCTCGAGTCCGAACGACGAAAGCCCGGCCAACGTGGAGGCCGCCCGGCTATGGAGGGAAGACCCGGCCGAGTTCAAGAGACGTGTCCGCAAGTGCGTACGCGAGAGTCTAGGGGAGGATTGA
- a CDS encoding chitobiosyldiphosphodolichol beta-1,4 mannosyltransferase produces MIESLISVAFYISTAVTLFLFLLPSRYDPRRFDREQKDASDAPKTTTQILVLGDIGRSPRMQYHAISIARGGGQVDIIGYNESEVHPDISSNPRISIIALPPHPSFLQTSNKLLFLLFGPLKVAFQIVCLWWALAYRTEPAQWLLVQNPPSIPTLAIASTASFLRHSKLIIDWHNFGYTILALKLGDRHPLVRFSKWYEKSFCRYATAHFCVTEAMASVLKNHFCLTAPILPLHDRPASHFQPIFDQSERKSFLESLPETTSVKDLLRAGSLRIIVSSTSWTADEDFSLLIDALCRYSNLASTSKPWLPAILAIITGKGPQKEMYLKQISKLQEAGKLSKVTIRTTWLTTDDYARLLASASLGISLHTSSSGVDLPMKVVDMFGAGLPVLGWDRFQAWPELVTEGVNGMGFGSSGELLDHLVDLFENPSKLEKIRAGARKESNRRWNDEWDPIAGRLLGLT; encoded by the exons ATGATTGAGTCCCTGATCAGCGTCGCCTTCTACATCTCCACAGCGGTGACACTATTTCTGTTCCTACTTCCTTCAAGATACGACCCGAGACGGTTTGACAGGGAACAAAAGGATGCTTCCGATGCGCCAAAAACGACGACGCAGATTCTCGTCCTGGGCGATATCGGCCGCAGCCCACGTATGCAGTACCATGCTATAAGCATTGCGAGGGGAGGAGGCCAGGTTGACATTATCGGTTACAATG AATCAGAAGTGCATCCAGACATTTCGTCCAATCCTAGAATATCCATAATCGCTCTTCCGCCGCACCCGAGCTTCCTGCAAACAAGTAATaagctcctcttcctgctaTTTGGTCCGCTGAAAGTAGCCTTCCAGATTGTATGTCTCTGGTGGGCTCTAGCTTATCGCACAGAGCCTGCGCAATGGCTGCTTGTTCAG AACCCGCCTTCAATACCTACGTTGGCTATCGCATCCACGGCATCATTCCTCCGGCACAGCAAGTTAATAATCGACTGGCATAACTTTGGGTACACCATTTTGGCGCTTAAACTCGGGGATCGACACCCACTTGTGCGATTTTCCAAATGGTATGAGAAGAGCTTCTGTAGATACGCCACGGCGCACTTCTGTGTTACCGAAGCCATGGCTTCAGTTTTGAAGAATCATTTTTGCCTCACAGCCCCCATACTGCCCTTGCATGACCGGCCAGCGAGTCATTTTCAGCCCATCTTCGATCAAAGCGAGCGGAAGAGTTTCCTTGAGTCTTTGCCAGAAACAACTTCGGTGAAGGATCTGCTCCGGGCTGGTTCCCTTCGTATAATAGTCAGTTCGACGTCCTGGACAGCTGACGAAGACTTCTCGTTACTCATTGACGCACTCTGCCGGTACTCGAACCTGGCAAGCACCAGCAAGCCTTGGCTACCCGCTATTCTGGCCATCATTACTGGGAAAGGACCTCAGAAGGAAATGTACCTGAAGCAAATTTCAAAGCTTCAAGAAGCGGGCAAGCTCAGCAAGGTCACAATTCGCACCACATGGTTAACCACAGATGACTATGCGCGCCTTTTGGCTTCTGCTTCCCTGGGAATCAGCTTACATACCAGTAGCAGTGGTGTCGATCTTCCCATGAAAGTTGTTGACATGTTCGGGGCTGGATTACCGGTGCTTGGCTGGGATCGTTTTCAAGCCTGGCCTGAGCTAGTCACTGAAGGTGTCAACGGTATGGGTTTTGGAAGTTCTGGtgagctcctcgaccacctTGTTGACCTGTTTGAGAACCCAAGtaagctggagaagatccgTGCTGGTGCTCGCAAAGAGAGTAATCGTCGCTGGAATGACGAATGGGATCCCATAGCTGGAAGACTATTAGGCCTCACATAA
- a CDS encoding fatty acyl-CoA reductase — MSDTIADEILRNGYAKTFTRHSVFLTGSTGSLGGCLLYKLALQLPTQKIFVLIRGSAESAIEKWRRLMPKQTQAILNTGKVHFVVGDIKKTDFGIEEAELSRLREEVTLVIHTAATITLDAGIVESIENNCLPSLELAKIVSRFRRLKLFLQISTAYVSSFLPDGYVGERVYSISDADPEDELAAILSTGNSLDTARFSSSYTHAKYLMERLLLKRYPLLPLLLVRPTIFGAAMRDPYPLYGPINSTPMNKFASLFFADRGGTHIWHATEGYETGANIVDEIPVDFVANGCLLHAASRTQGIVHLGAQLYVPFTFDDFLRLAEASAPPSIQKELPSLIFTQDRNAPQSLLADLVKVSTRNWVFDCGRSYWLKQMAGPLSLAACKHDVDALNSARIKEIYENTVKKLAKL, encoded by the coding sequence ATGTCAGACACAATCGCAGACGAGATTCTGAGGAATGGATATGCGAAGACATTCACGAGACACTCTGTCTTCCTCACGGGCAGCACTGGCTCACTGGGAGGATGTCTTCTTTACAAATTGGCACTGCAGCTTCCTACCCAGAAGATCTTCGTTTTGATCCGCGGATCGGCTGAGTCCGCCATTGAGAAATGGCGGAGGCTGATGCCAAAACAGACGCAAGCGATCCTCAACACCGGAAAGGTGCATTTTGTCGTTGGTGACATCAAGAAGACGGACTTCGGTATCGAAGAGGCGGAGCTGAGCCGACTGCGCGAAGAGGTCACTCTTGTTATTCATACGGCAGCCACGATCACGCTTGACGCAGGCATTGTCGAATCGATCGAGAACAATTGTCTCCCTTCTCTCGAGCTTGCAAAGATAGTTTCACGCTTTAGACGATTGAAGCTATTCCTTCAGATCTCGACGGCATATGTAAGCAGCTTCTTACCCGACGGTTATGTCGGGGAGCGAGTGTACTCCATCTCCGACGCAGATCCGGAGGATGAGCTCGCGGCCATACTGTCAACAGGCAACTCTCTTGACACCGCTCGGTTTTCGTCGTCATATACCCATGCAAAATACCTCATGGAACGGTTGTTGTTGAAGAGATaccctcttctgcctctgctgctTGTTCGTCCCACCATTTTCGGGGCTGCAATGCGGGACCCGTATCCTCTATATGGGCCCATCAATTCCACACCGATGAATAAATTCGCCAGTCTGTTCTTTGCGGACCGCGGGGGAACACATATCTGGCACGCCACCGAGGGTTACGAGACAGGTGCAAACATCGTAGACGAGATCCCTGTTGATTTTGTCGCGAACGGCTGTCTCCTGCATGCGGCCTCGAGGACTCAGGGTATTGTTCACCTTGGAGCTCAACTCTATGTGCCGTTCACTTTCGACGACTTCTTGCGTCTCGCAGAGGCCAGTGCCCCTCCGTCGATTCAGAAAGAGTTGCCCAGTCTCATATTCACCCAAGACCGAAACGCCCCACAATCGCTCCTGGCTGATTTGGTTAAAGTCAGCACACGTAACTGGGTGTTTGACTGTGGCAGATCGTATTGGCTAAAGCAGATGGCTGGACCATTGAGCTTGGCTGCCTGTAAGCATGACGTTGACGCGCTCAATTCAGCGAGGATTAAGGAAATATACGAGAACACAGTAAAGAAGTTGGCGAAGCTTTAG
- a CDS encoding putative extracellular glycine/serine-rich protein: MATQRKAKASLLDLIFLVDMISFSSLVGARPLPWTSTGASGSDTAASSGTPTSWGGSGGSSFASASPGIKVSGSWAPGNAGEVSDTGTKANSSGFSSSSSGSSAMAGFGVGSEDAASKGSARSNNGTTGAGTGDAGYGSDVLRRFPAVVEHLPRPDQQNAERPKGPTTMYLHIPRDRLKPTRSVGGGNTSNGVNGGATNTGSGTNVNVITSPANGGEKRKGQRDHQYASRQAGLIIKALR; the protein is encoded by the exons ATGGCGACTCAACGGAAGGCCAAGGCCAGTCTACTagatttgatcttcttggtcgaTATGATCTCATTCTCTAGTCTTGTCGGAGCTAGACCTCTGCCATGGACCA GTACCGGGGCGAGCGGGTCAGACACCGCAGCCAGCTCTGGTACTCCCACATCTTGGGGTGGCAGTGGAGGCTCTAGCTTTGCCTCCGCGAGTCCAGGAATCAAGGTCAGCGGATCTTGGGCCCCTGGTAATGCTGGCGAGGTCAGCGACACAGGTACCAAGGCTAACAGCAGCggtttctcctccagcagctccgggAGCAGCGCCATGGCAGGCTTTGGTGTAGGTTCTGAAGATGCTGCATCTAAAGGGAGCGCTCG TTCTAACAACGGCACCACTGGCGCTGGAACTGGCGACGCAGGCTATGGAAGTGACGTCCTTCGACGCTTCCCAGCGGTGGTGGAACATCTACCCCGACCGGACCAGCAGAATGCGGAACGGCCCAAAGGG CCAACAACAATGTATCTGCACATACCAAGAGACCGACTGAAACCGACGCGGTCAGTGGGGGGTGGAAACACCAGCAATGGAGTCAACGGTGGAGCGACCAACACCGGCAGCGGCACAaatgtcaatgtcatcacGAGCCCAGCCAACGGGGGtgaaaagagaaaaggacAGAGGGACCATCAATACGCTTCTCGACAAGCTGGATTGATTATAAAGGCTTTGCGCTGA
- the cfmA gene encoding CFEM domain-containing protein: protein MKASVSLLLLSAASMASAAMSVSQCAQMCLSNMKAKAGELGCSAGDDKCLCSQANYGYGIRDCTTEACPDDDAIAVLSSALSSCPSDSAAVTATGAGGSSSGSGSGSDSGSGSGSGSGSGSGSGSGSGSSSGSGSGSGSGSGSGSGSNSGSGSASSTATGTATGTATGTATGTATGTATGSENSTTGGAGAGAGAGASSTGTNASGTGATTSGANPSNTGATTTDTTLTTTTTSSENGSSTGNSSSETGAGSGSSTATGSGSGSGAGSASTTAPNSSSTGNVAPRGAVVGSGAVGALALAALIIL from the exons ATGAAGGCCTCTGTGTCTCTTCTTTTGCTGTCGGCTGCCAGCATGGCGAGTGCTGCCATGTCCGTCTCCCAGTGCGCA CAAATGTGCCTCAGCAACATGAAAGCCAAGGCTGGCGAGCTGGGCTGCTCTGCCGGCGACGATAAATGTCTCTGCTCCCAAGCCAACTACGGATATGGTATCCGTGATTGCACTACCGAGGCCTGCCCTGACGACGATGCCATCGCTGTCCTCTCCAGTGCCCTTTCCTCTTGCCCTA GTGATTCTGCAGCTGTCACTGCCACAGGAGCTGGTGGCTCtagctccggctccggctccggctccgactccggctctggctctggctctggttctggctcgggctctggttctggctctggctctggctctaGCTCCGgctctggttctggctcggGCTCCGGTTCTGgctctggttctggctccaactccggctctggctctgccTCTTCCACCGCTACTGGCACCGCTACTGGCACCGCTACTGGCACCGCTACTGGCACCGCTACTGGCACCGCTACTGGCAGCGAGAACAGCACGActggtggtgctggtgctggtgctggtgctggtgcctCCTCCACTGGCACCAACGCTTCGGGAACTGGCGCTACTACCTCTGGGGCGAACCCCTCCAACACTGGTGCCACTACAACCGATACGACATTGACTACTACTACCACCAGCTCTGAGAACGGCTCCTCCACTGGCAACAGTTCCTCCGAGACTGGAGCTGGTAGCGGCTCCTCCACCGCTACCGGTTcaggctccggctccggcgCCGGCTCCGCTTCCACCACTGCCCCCAACAGCTCGTCCACTGGCAATGTTGCCCCTCGCGGCGCTGTCGTTGGTTCCGGTGCCGTTGGAGCCCTGGCCCTCGCTGCCTTGATTATCCTTTAG